A stretch of Prunus dulcis chromosome 6, ALMONDv2, whole genome shotgun sequence DNA encodes these proteins:
- the LOC117630677 gene encoding zinc finger CCCH domain-containing protein 38 isoform X2, whose amino-acid sequence MSRSSRKRSSKWDLAEEPQFEDANVQDNGWMGKPGRPFHHKESGREWLSSELAGSNGSKWSGLETNDMQRSKHDLGLASREPLPGSRGSHKIESINKGSNRYMDDSMVWDGDGNCSTRMSPGLDEWRQHRSRSPKSGWSRSLRGRSRSWSRSRSRSQSWSRSPDRGYRRESVFLDRNRSRSGVSAQLCKDFTAGRCRRASDCQFLHEGSSNYDDSWESRHRKGGASKYSPDTGDYPLKSGRSSVYCTDFAKGKCRRGSSCKFDHHRASDGYSKGSMNERENERRKRDASTERGADRVPHRSGDIPCKFFAAGNCRNKKYCRFSHHIQARASPERKSRDGRWGLSDAGPAWDGPRWSDTVALSDAAKLTADNNGNISVTELRPSAWSMDDNRWGHGLNNDNQKCADPSVTHEAAQRNEKDTHLWKEDNVGAHVGLPKSRDTEKWLGDMSPDWNYTVQSSNHVGKEEHSGNALGSEPSSQVHGAASIMQPMIAERSNFLQNKDMREDGAIPLLYDDRNPIEKNASSRNDLNVSANIMPRQSFDNSGQSSSAFPFSGLSTVRQGQTLIPTHPQGGGIVKSPQDTLSSESKSVIKLDIGDAKTSLETSLVTGIPQVPNVVGDKELVQLTNLSASLAQFLGNHQQHSQFYAVLNSHNAPPPLAKSDGSSEQLSAAAIQPDPVISEKPYDPIQDSRELRNSNNPMFLLPNNAEKTRVDGKVDKPSNVVSPSSFPSGANGNDYLQAHNSVEPKQKNCQLSQLEPLAKSEIVKGNSEFGAQESKNVKEESRSPDIGPLEGTEKDGAEEGKKSKEVKGSRAFKFALVEFVKDLLKPTWKEGQINKDAYKTIVKKVVDKVTSTMQGANIPQTQEKIDHYLSFSKPKLTKLVQAYVEKMQKG is encoded by the exons ATGAGTAGAAGCAGCAGAAAACGCTCTTCTAAATGGGATTTGGCAGAAGAGCCTCAATTTGAAGATGCGAATGTACAAGACAATGGTTGGATGGGAAAGCCAGGTAGGCCATTTCATCATAAAGAATCTGGACGAGAGTGGCTTTCTTCAGAGCTTGCTGGTAGTAATGGTTCAAAATGGTCTGGTTTAGAGACAAATGACATGCAGAGATCTAAGCACGATTTGGGACTTGCATCCAGGGAACCTTTGCCTGGAAGCAGAGGTTCACATAAGATTGAGAGCATCAATAAGGGCAGCAACAGATACATGGATGACTCTATGGTGTGGGATGGAGATGGAAATTGCAGCACGAGGATGTCTCCTGGTCTTGATGAGTGGAGACAACATCGTAGTCGGTCCCCAAAAAGTGGTTGGAGCAGGTCACTGAG GGGTAGGAGTAGAAGCTGGAGCAGGAGCAGGAGTAGGAGCCAGAGCTGGAGCAGGAGCCCTGATCGTGGCTATAGGCGGGAATCAGTTTTCCTTGATAGAAATAGAAGCAGGTCAGGAGTTTCAGCTCAATTATGCAAAGATTTTACGGCTGGGAGATGCAGAAGAGCTAGTGATTGTCAATTTCTTCATGAGGGTAGTTCCAATTATGATGATAGCTGGGAAAGTAGACACAGGAAAGGTGGTGCTTCAAAATACTCCCCTGATACCGGGGACTACCCATTGAAGAGCGGAAGATCTTCTGTGTATTGTACTGATTTTGCAAAAGGGAAGTGCCGGAGAGGGTCATCTTGCAAGTTTGATCACCACCGTGCTTCTGATGGATACAGTAAAGGTTCTATGAAtgaaagggaaaatgaaagaaggaaaagagatGCTTCTACAGAGCGAGGTGCCGACCGTGTACCACACAGGAGCGGCGATATTCCTTGTAAATTTTTTGCTGCGGGAAATTGTCGTAACAAAAAGTATTGTCGATTTTCTCATCATATCCAAGCACGTGCTAGTCCTGAAAGAAAGTCTCGGGATGGTCGGTGGGGTCTGTCAGATGCAGGCCCAGCATGGGATGGTCCAAGATGGAGTGATACTGTGGCTCTGTCAGATGCTGCAAAGTTGACTGCAGATAATAACGGAAATATTAGTGTAACAGAGCTAAGGCCCAGTGCTTGGTCTATGGATGATAACAGATGGGGGCATGGTCTGAACAATGATAACCAAAAATGTGCCGACCCAAGTGTTACTCATGAAGCAGCCCAGAGGAATGAGAAGGATACACATCTGTGGAAGGAAGATAATGTGGGTGCTCATGTGGGCCTTCCTAAATCAAGAGATACTGAAAAATGGCTTGGTGACATGTCTCCTGATTGGAATTATACGGTACAATCTTCCAACCATGTTGGAAAAGAAGAGCATAGTGGCAATGCTCTAGGTTCAGAACCTTCAAGTCAGGTGCATGGTGCTGCTTCAATTATGCAACCAATGATAGCTGAAAGATCTAATTTTCTGCAGAACAAGGATATGAGGGAAGATGGTGCTATTCCCTTGCTTTATGATGATAGGAatccaattgaaaaaaatgcTAGTTCCCGCAATGACCTGAATGTTTCTGCAAATATCATGCCCCGCCAAAGCTTTGACAATAGTGGCCAGAGTTCAAgtgcttttcctttttcaggATTAAGCACAGTTAGACAAGGTCAAACTCTGATCCCAACTCATCCTCAAGGAGGAGGAATTGTAAAAAGTCCACAAGATACACTTTCCTCAGAGAGTAAATCTGTCATCAAGTTAGATATAGGGGATGCAAAAACATCACTAGAAACATCACTAGTTACTGGAATTCCTCAAGTTCCAAATGTTGTAGGTGATAAAGAGCTTGTGCAACTTACCAATCTTTCAGCATCTCTGGCTCAGTTTCTTGGAAATCACCAGCAGCATTCACAGTTTTATGCTGTGTTAAATTCTCATAATGCTCCACCTCCCCTTGCCAAATCTGACGGATCTTCTGAGCAGCTTTCAGCAGCAGCTATTCAGCCGGATCCAGTCATATCTGAGAAGCCGTATGATCCTATACAGGATAGTAGAGAACTTAGAAACAGCAACAATCCTATGTTTCTTCTGCCTAATAATGCTGAAAAAACACGTGTTGATGGAAAAGTAGACAAACCATCAAATGTCGTATCTCCATCTTCTTTTCCTAGTGGAGCAAATGGTAACGATTATCTTCAGGCTCATAATTCAGTAGAACCTAAACAAAAGAACTGCCAGTTAAGTCAGCTGGAGCCTCTTGCAAAATCTGAGATTGTCAAGGGAAATAGTGAATTTGGGGCTCAGGAAAGCAAGAAtgtaaaagaagaaagcagGTCTCCAGATATTGGCCCCTTGGAGGGCACAGAAAAAGATGGGGCTGAAGAAGGCAAGAAATCAAAGGAAGTGAAGGGGAGCCGTGCATTTAAATTTGCTCTTGTGGAGTTTGTTAAGGACCTTTTAAAACCGACATGGAAAGAAGGTCAAATCAACAAAGATGCTTACAAAACTATCGTGAAGAAAGTGGTTGATAAAGTGACCAGTACCATGCAGGGGGCTAATATTCCCCAGACACAAGAGAAGATTGATCATTACCTGTCATTTTCAAAACCGAAGCTTACTAAACTTGTACAG gcatatgtggaaaaaatgCAGAAGGGCTAA
- the LOC117631572 gene encoding transcription factor bHLH69-like codes for MEINIDYTSKLAMNSSGVDLDDDHASMEDPILHQISSYEYSSLWPNLPLPHHPLHQIPSSSTAPPPPPPPPHHHHQSIADHHRHDHQMLLLAGGNNNNIFVELNEHEDDEEAGDGGGGEEELGAMKEMMYKIAAMQPVDIDPATIRRPKRRNVRISEDPQSVAARHRRERISEKIRILQRLVPGGTKMDTASMLDEAIRYVKFLKRQIRLLQSSSSSSASSNNNHQLHDHDPQSAAAHDDHDHGQCNINIINNINGSSSVGARGAGLPLDWPRHNINVNHINTAQKPNNHHAAAAAAAAATTATSARNPRH; via the coding sequence ATGGAGATCAATATTGATTACACAAGTAAGCTGGCAATGAACTCCTCTGGAGTGGATCTGGATGATGATCATGCTAGCATGGAAGACCCCATCCTCCATCAGATTTCCTCCTACGAATATTCTTCTCTTTGGCCAAACTTGCCTCTCCCTCATCATCCACTACATCAAATACCATCTTCATCCactgctcctcctcctcctcctcctcctcctcatcatcatcatcaatcaATTGCTGATCATCATCGTCATGATCATCAAATGCTACTACTAGCTGGCGGGAATAATAACAACATTTTTGTGGAATTAAATGAgcatgaagatgatgaagaggcaggtgatggtggtggtggtgaggagGAGCTTGGAGCTATGAAGGAAATGATGTACAAGATCGCAGCTATGCAACCGGTGGACATCGATCCGGCCACAATCCGGAGGCCCAAACGGAGAAACGTGCGAATCAGCGAGGACCCGCAAAGCGTGGCGGCCCGTCACCGGCGGGAGAGGATAAGCGAGAAAATCCGCATCCTCCAAAGACTTGTTCCGGGGGGAACTAAAATGGACACAGCTTCCATGTTAGACGAAGCCATTCGCTACGTCAAGTTCTTGAAGAGGCAAATCCGGCTACTTCAATCATCTTCATCCTCATCAGCGTCGTCAAATAATAATCATCAGCTTCATGATCATGATCCTCAATCAGCAGCAGCTCatgatgatcatgatcatgGTCAATgcaatattaatattattaataatattaatggATCATCATCAGTTGGTGCCAGAGGCGCAGGGTTGCCTTTGGATTGGCCGCGGCATAATATTAATGTGAATCATATTAACACAGcacaaaaacccaacaatCATCATGCCGCAGcagccgccgccgccgccgccaccACCGCCACCTCCGCTAGAAACCCTCGTCACTAG
- the LOC117630677 gene encoding zinc finger CCCH domain-containing protein 38 isoform X1, producing the protein MSRSSRKRSSKWDLAEEPQFEDANVQDNGWMGKPGRPFHHKESGREWLSSELAGSNGSKWSGLETNDMQRSKHDLGLASREPLPGSRGSHKIESINKGSNRYMDDSMVWDGDGNCSTRMSPGLDEWRQHRSRSPKSGWSRSLRGRSRSWSRSRSRSQSWSRSPDRGYRRESVFLDRNRSRSGVSAQLCKDFTAGRCRRASDCQFLHEGSSNYDDSWESRHRKGGASKYSPDTGDYPLKSGRSSVYCTDFAKGKCRRGSSCKFDHHRASDGYSKGSMNERENERRKRDASTERGADRVPHRSGDIPCKFFAAGNCRNKKYCRFSHHIQARASPERKSRDGRWGLSDAGPAWDGPRWSDTVALSDAAKLTADNNGNISVTELRPSAWSMDDNRWGHGLNNDNQKCADPSVTHEAAQRNEKDTHLWKEDNVGAHVGLPKSRDTEKWLGDMSPDWNYTVQSSNHVGKEEHSGNALGSEPSSQVHGAASIMQPMIAERSNFLQNKDMREDGAIPLLYDDRNPIEKNASSRNDLNVSANIMPRQSFDNSGQSSSAFPFSGLSTVRQGQTLIPTHPQGGGIVKSPQDTLSSESKSVIKLDIGDAKTSLETSLVTGIPQVPNVVGDKELVQLTNLSASLAQFLGNHQQHSQFYAVLNSHNAPPPLAKSDGSSEQLSAAAIQPDPVISEKPYDPIQDSRELRNSNNPMFLLPNNAEKTRVDGKVDKPSNVVSPSSFPSGANGNDYLQAHNSVEPKQKNCQLSQLEPLAKSEIVKGNSEFGAQESKNVKEESRSPDIGPLEGTEKDGAEEGKKSKEVKGSRAFKFALVEFVKDLLKPTWKEGQINKDAYKTIVKKVVDKVTSTMQGANIPQTQEKIDHYLSFSKPKLTKLVQFQPQLQLDSLQNFISKASGSHSSH; encoded by the exons ATGAGTAGAAGCAGCAGAAAACGCTCTTCTAAATGGGATTTGGCAGAAGAGCCTCAATTTGAAGATGCGAATGTACAAGACAATGGTTGGATGGGAAAGCCAGGTAGGCCATTTCATCATAAAGAATCTGGACGAGAGTGGCTTTCTTCAGAGCTTGCTGGTAGTAATGGTTCAAAATGGTCTGGTTTAGAGACAAATGACATGCAGAGATCTAAGCACGATTTGGGACTTGCATCCAGGGAACCTTTGCCTGGAAGCAGAGGTTCACATAAGATTGAGAGCATCAATAAGGGCAGCAACAGATACATGGATGACTCTATGGTGTGGGATGGAGATGGAAATTGCAGCACGAGGATGTCTCCTGGTCTTGATGAGTGGAGACAACATCGTAGTCGGTCCCCAAAAAGTGGTTGGAGCAGGTCACTGAG GGGTAGGAGTAGAAGCTGGAGCAGGAGCAGGAGTAGGAGCCAGAGCTGGAGCAGGAGCCCTGATCGTGGCTATAGGCGGGAATCAGTTTTCCTTGATAGAAATAGAAGCAGGTCAGGAGTTTCAGCTCAATTATGCAAAGATTTTACGGCTGGGAGATGCAGAAGAGCTAGTGATTGTCAATTTCTTCATGAGGGTAGTTCCAATTATGATGATAGCTGGGAAAGTAGACACAGGAAAGGTGGTGCTTCAAAATACTCCCCTGATACCGGGGACTACCCATTGAAGAGCGGAAGATCTTCTGTGTATTGTACTGATTTTGCAAAAGGGAAGTGCCGGAGAGGGTCATCTTGCAAGTTTGATCACCACCGTGCTTCTGATGGATACAGTAAAGGTTCTATGAAtgaaagggaaaatgaaagaaggaaaagagatGCTTCTACAGAGCGAGGTGCCGACCGTGTACCACACAGGAGCGGCGATATTCCTTGTAAATTTTTTGCTGCGGGAAATTGTCGTAACAAAAAGTATTGTCGATTTTCTCATCATATCCAAGCACGTGCTAGTCCTGAAAGAAAGTCTCGGGATGGTCGGTGGGGTCTGTCAGATGCAGGCCCAGCATGGGATGGTCCAAGATGGAGTGATACTGTGGCTCTGTCAGATGCTGCAAAGTTGACTGCAGATAATAACGGAAATATTAGTGTAACAGAGCTAAGGCCCAGTGCTTGGTCTATGGATGATAACAGATGGGGGCATGGTCTGAACAATGATAACCAAAAATGTGCCGACCCAAGTGTTACTCATGAAGCAGCCCAGAGGAATGAGAAGGATACACATCTGTGGAAGGAAGATAATGTGGGTGCTCATGTGGGCCTTCCTAAATCAAGAGATACTGAAAAATGGCTTGGTGACATGTCTCCTGATTGGAATTATACGGTACAATCTTCCAACCATGTTGGAAAAGAAGAGCATAGTGGCAATGCTCTAGGTTCAGAACCTTCAAGTCAGGTGCATGGTGCTGCTTCAATTATGCAACCAATGATAGCTGAAAGATCTAATTTTCTGCAGAACAAGGATATGAGGGAAGATGGTGCTATTCCCTTGCTTTATGATGATAGGAatccaattgaaaaaaatgcTAGTTCCCGCAATGACCTGAATGTTTCTGCAAATATCATGCCCCGCCAAAGCTTTGACAATAGTGGCCAGAGTTCAAgtgcttttcctttttcaggATTAAGCACAGTTAGACAAGGTCAAACTCTGATCCCAACTCATCCTCAAGGAGGAGGAATTGTAAAAAGTCCACAAGATACACTTTCCTCAGAGAGTAAATCTGTCATCAAGTTAGATATAGGGGATGCAAAAACATCACTAGAAACATCACTAGTTACTGGAATTCCTCAAGTTCCAAATGTTGTAGGTGATAAAGAGCTTGTGCAACTTACCAATCTTTCAGCATCTCTGGCTCAGTTTCTTGGAAATCACCAGCAGCATTCACAGTTTTATGCTGTGTTAAATTCTCATAATGCTCCACCTCCCCTTGCCAAATCTGACGGATCTTCTGAGCAGCTTTCAGCAGCAGCTATTCAGCCGGATCCAGTCATATCTGAGAAGCCGTATGATCCTATACAGGATAGTAGAGAACTTAGAAACAGCAACAATCCTATGTTTCTTCTGCCTAATAATGCTGAAAAAACACGTGTTGATGGAAAAGTAGACAAACCATCAAATGTCGTATCTCCATCTTCTTTTCCTAGTGGAGCAAATGGTAACGATTATCTTCAGGCTCATAATTCAGTAGAACCTAAACAAAAGAACTGCCAGTTAAGTCAGCTGGAGCCTCTTGCAAAATCTGAGATTGTCAAGGGAAATAGTGAATTTGGGGCTCAGGAAAGCAAGAAtgtaaaagaagaaagcagGTCTCCAGATATTGGCCCCTTGGAGGGCACAGAAAAAGATGGGGCTGAAGAAGGCAAGAAATCAAAGGAAGTGAAGGGGAGCCGTGCATTTAAATTTGCTCTTGTGGAGTTTGTTAAGGACCTTTTAAAACCGACATGGAAAGAAGGTCAAATCAACAAAGATGCTTACAAAACTATCGTGAAGAAAGTGGTTGATAAAGTGACCAGTACCATGCAGGGGGCTAATATTCCCCAGACACAAGAGAAGATTGATCATTACCTGTCATTTTCAAAACCGAAGCTTACTAAACTTGTACAG TTTCAGCCACAACTTCAGTTGGACTCACTCCAAAACTTCATTTCCAAAGCTTCCGGCAGCCATTCCTCCCATTAA